Genomic window (Sparus aurata chromosome 19, fSpaAur1.1, whole genome shotgun sequence):
CGAGTAGTTCCatacttacaaatgttgaaacgcaggcATGTACTATGGTCACTGACTTAGTAGGCTTGTCGCCTGTAACTCCACCGTTATCACTTTCACATTGAAAGTGATGAAAGTCAAGTAATAAACTTGTAATAAGCACATATTGTAGACGTGTATGTAGACATGTACAAATTTGAACCCTTCTGTGGCTTTCATAAATGTTAACTGCCTATAATTTATCCCAGCAGTTTCCATCAGCAGTATATGACATTTTAAGATCTATAAGCTCATGGTTTGGTTTTATGTTAAACTTTGTTTTGGTTAAGTTTCACTACATGGCTTGTTTCTGCTGTCCCCAAGTGATAAAAAAGCCCTTCTATTAATGCATCTTTTCTCTACCCAACCTAACCCAACAAGACAGTACCCTCAACGCACACTCGGCTCACATTAGTATCAGCTGAACTGAACTTTTTCAATCTACATACAGCGTATGAGTAGTTTATTATAGTATGATATattatagtatattatagtatgAGTATTATATAGATAAGGCCAAAACAGtaataaaataagtttaaaattCATTATTCCTCCACTGGCAGTTTTTTAAGCTTCTGTGCTTCTAGATTGGACCTTTTGAAATAGTTCTTCAGTAGGCAAGGGATTATCAAGTATGAGGCATGCAGTTGTAATAAATTACTGCATGACGCATAAACTAATAACCTGGGTTTGCTCCTGTAAAGTGCGTTTTTTGTGATACCCGCAACAATCAGAAATGGTTTGTCCATTTATACCACCACTACTTGCCATAGTTCAAAATACTGGTATTGTTTATTCATATGTTGGTTTAAATAGAAAGTGAGCATTGGTACTATCTTTGTCAACCTTGAAATAAACATTACTACTCCAACaagtagtagaagtagtagaAGTTGTAGCCTTATGTGAGCTGAAACCAGCAATATTCCAGCTATTAGCCTTGTTTCACAAGTGAAAGGGCATTtcaaatttgatatttttaaataatgCCATCTAGCCAGAATCAAGTGTTATCTATGTTTATGGTACAGTATGCAGAATCCATAAAGAACTAATACACACAGTAGTGTGTATTAGTTCTTTATGGATTTTGTCTAAACTAGTGAGGCAAAACAAACATTCTCATCACCTTGCTGGTTTCGCCAAAAGCATCACAAAAGCAGAGAATTTAGGTAATTTCACAACATGAAATGCACAATTGCAACACTGCATCTAACTTGAATGAGTATAGCATTGACAATTTATGTCCATATATGGCAAACCATTGACTAGTTCCTCTTCATTCGTTTTTTGTGAACTCGCCTGCCTCCCAGCGCACAGCCATGGCACTCTTGCGTCTTCCTCCTGTGTAGACCTCTGGAAACtgagaaagacagttgattgtttaTCTGCTTTCAAagctcttcctccacctcctcatccacctcctcctttttcactttcaccttcTTTGTCAGGTTATTAGACTGAAGGTTGGAAAAGCACAGATTTCATGGTAATATTGGTGTTCAGAATTAGCAAGCTGCATTTTGCAACAATACTTAAAATCGAATAGATGCATGaaattcaaatgaaaaatacatgtGATGGTCATATTTTCATCAAGCATATTAAAAGATGtatgcaacatttttttaaattgatgatTGTTTCTGTAAAAtaggatttttaaaaatgcttgagCTGGAGCTTACTCTGTGATCACAGGATAAAGCAGAGCGATCCATCCTGTAGACTGTTTTCATTGGGGATGATGGAGAGGACTTGCACTTCACTGGGACATCAACtaacagaaaagacaaaagatcAACATTAGATTATAGATATACAAATGAAGTGAActtaatgttgtaaataatgTATTGGTCAGTATTTTGCTGACATACCTGAATTGTCAAATGCCAAAGTGTCCATGTGATCTGACAGCATCCTTTCTGTATTGAGCCTGTCTTTGCCATACAGATTTGCCCTCTCTTTCCTCagttcttcctccctctgcttAACTATCTTGATCTCTTCATCCACCAGTGATATTGAGCTTCTTGAACGCAACTTGAAAAAGGGGTTGTTTAGGAACATTTTTTCCTGGGGCTGCTCACAGGACTTGTTGAGGGAAAACTCTGAGGCACTGCGAATAATCAGATTGGATGTCTCTAAGATGATGACATTTGAGCTGTTGTCCTCAGAGTGCCAGTCGCCAGCCAGAGCTGCAACGTTGTCCTTGCCATGTCGGGGGCTGGAGCTGAAATCAGTGCTGGGGTCGAGAATGATAACGTTGTTTGCTGACACTTCATCTTTCAGTGGTTCCTTAGTGGGTGAGGAGGTGATAATGAATGATGGTGTGAGTGGAGAGCTTATGGACCTGGGGATACTTCGTGATGGAGCACAATCAGTTGATTTGCCCATCCTGGAGAAGCCCCTCTCTCTTCTAAAattttcctccctctccattGATAAGCGAATTTCCCTGTCAACTGGTGTTTCTGGGTCATCGCAAGGAGACCTGTAATTGGAATCATCCAGGCCAGAATCCTCTGAGCAAGGGCTGAATTGGGTTTGAGGATAATCCCCAACTAGATTCAAGTTGTCAAAAACATGGGTCTTTTTCTGGGGTCTTTCAATATTCCGGACTGGTGTGTACATGAAGCTATGGCTGCCATGGAAGCTAGGCTGCTTGGTTGTAGGTAAAACAATCTTATTCATGGTTTGCGCCTCCATTTCCTTCCACTGCTTACGAGCCAGTTGGAAATCAACATGTTCTGTGCTAACATTCTCGCTCCTGGTTTCCTGTATCACACAGAAGTCTTTAGGTAGCTTCTTGTTTTGATCGACATTGATGTGCTGTTGGTGGGAGGTATGGTTGTGATTTGAATCTTTGCTATTTTCACCCTCATCTTCAGAGATTTTAGACAAACCTTGAAGGCCTAAAGGGTTATATTTAACCTCTTGTGGAGCAGTAGGACAGGAAATTATATCCTCTGGTTGCCCCAGAACTTCTTCCACTGGAACCTGAAAACAGACTTCTTCTAAATTGTTGTCTGATTTTTCAAGGTCTGTTGCCTCAACTTTCTGCACAAAGAGCTCCTGGGCACTCAGTTGAAGACTGTCTAAATATGAGTCATCATCTTCTTTATTTATAGATGAGGAGAATATTGTTCGCCATTTTTCATCTGCCTCACTATCTGAGGAAGTCGCTGCAATCTCAACTCTCAGGCACTCTTCAATTTCATCAGGGTCGAGATCATGGTAGGACTCATTGGACGCATCTGACATTGCCTCTTCTCTAATAAGCTGCTCTAATATCGTCTCCTCTGTAATGTGTGATTCAAATAGGATGGCATGAGCTTCTGGCTCTTCCTCTGTGGCTATAACAAGATTTTGATAGccataattttcaggatttagTTCATTATCCTCAGCATCAGGCTCTGGCTCAGGGTATAACTCCAGCTCAGGGTTGTGGTCCAGCTCAGGGTTCAGGTCGGCTTCAGGGTCTTGTTCTGGCTCAGGGTAGTTATCCAGCTCAGGGTCTCTCTCTGGATCAGGGTATTGGTCTCGTTCACCATCTTGTTCTGGCTCAAGGTATTTCTCTGGTTCAGCGTCCTGCTCTGGCTCAGGATACTGCTCTGGCTCTGGGACTAGCTCTTGCTCAGGATCTTGTTCTGGCGTGTCCTGCCTCTTACGTTGTGCCTCATTCTCATAAACACTGTCAGCACTGGAGAGTGTGTCAGACACAGATGAGGTGATTGATTCATTCCTATTGAGCTCCTCGTGCCCTTGTTCTAATATCAAAGCTTCCCTCTGATCCTGACATGGCATTTCAGTGCTTAAACTGGTCTCAGCACAGTCAGGCTTGTCATTCACAATTGTGTCAGTTGGCGGGGCATTGAATAATTTGTCAAGCACTGTTTTTTCCCCTGGGGATTCTGATGTGTATGTTTCTGTACAAACTTGCGCTTCATCTGCACTGAAATCCTTCCCCTGCTCAGGTGAATCAGCCACAGCGACCTCCACTTCATAGTCCATTGGCAGCTCTGATTGTTCAGTGGTTTCCATGGTGACGGAGAAAGAGTTGTGATTCTCAGTTGTGCTGCAGCCTTCGTTCAGTTCTTTTCCATCTGCCTCTGAGGTAGCTTTCTGAGAAAAGacagaataagaaaaataaagggTTAGTTTGGACCTTTGCTGAACATATAGCTGAGCAGAGCACTACTGTGCATAGGAACAGCTTTTGACAGTGTCCTTTCTTCCCCTTGGAATATTTTGCACCATTTAATCTAGTCTTTCTCCAGTGTCACCCTTCATTTACAACGTATTTTCATTTCCCCAGTGACGAGCGTATTCATTGAATCAGCCTGTGTGACCCCTCCAAACCTgcccaaaaaaacagaaaaaaaaacccagcaacATAAGTCGATACAACTGTGAATGATTAGACTGGGGATTTTATCTGTTGAGATAATTTGCTTCAATACAGAACTCATCACACTAATTCTTTCAAACTGGACTAGCTCAATAACACTTCATGATATTATTGTGAATGTAATCACACCAATGTGACTTTGGCAAATCCTCCTGTACAAGCCTTGAAGTGCAATAAGCACACTGACGTTGTCCATGAACAGCACTTAAATGTGTGCCAGGCGAGAAAACACTTTCAGATGTATCAGATCTGTGGAAGGACTAGGGTGATGAAGAAGATCGTTGtggcatgtgtgagtgtgtgtgtgtgtgtgtgtgtattgttggGAGGGTTGTTTGTTCGTTGCTGTGACGAGTGAATGTTATCTAAGTGGGTTATGTGCAGAACGAGAGGAGGCACATCAAAAGGAAGCTGAATTAGATAGCATTATAGCTGTACTTATGTAAGATTGCAGAGCTGGGTCTGCCTCCCACACACTGCTCGAGTGTCCCTGCACGATGAATAGCTGAACCCCACAATTGCtgtgttcacacatgcacacacatacatctcGATTACTATTACAATTCACTGCAGGATCCATCACTAACTATATACATTCCTTGACTTTTTAAGACACAATCCCTTAATGCCACTTACTGTTGCCACCTCTCTGTGGGTAACTGTGACTACAAAAATGCTTCATCAACATCTATTTTAGTTAAACATTTGATCCAAGTACACCTTCAGTTGTACTCCCCACTTTAGCCCTATAAACCATCTGCAAATCATCAACAGTGAGATAGGTTGAAATTTACAGGTGCTGCTGCTATAATAGCATCAGGAACTGTGTCTTTATTAAAGGAGGAGTTGTATTTGTAATTTGTCCCAGCTCCAACAAAGCAGTGTCACAGTTTCACTAAATTTATGGTGTCTGAAGGCAGCTTTGACAGAGTGATACTTCTCATAAAAGCcagctttttgtgtgttttagttttGGCTGAATATACTTTTAGGCTTCTTCATCCCACAATAACCACTCAAGAAGGTATGGGGGTATGGAGTAACACAggtaagtgaaaaaaaagaagtagtgGACACCTGCTGTTCTTTCTTATAAATCAAACtctggaaaaataaatgaacatgcAAATGGTCAAACAGGCATTTTGTCAAAGTGGTTATctctttgatatttttaatatcaTTTTGTGGATGTCAGCTCCAAACATATTGGGTTTTACTGAAgatgaaacctttttttctttcattttctaaGTGTGTTAGTGGTAGTGATGGAACATGTCACTAGGGTTGCCCCATTGATTACATTTTCCCATTGACCGATAAGCTTGTGACACtggtatttgttttgttttgtcttgtttttttacaagACAAGACAATCACTATCGGTAGAGGGCTGTGTTTATGGGCATAGAATACTGCTATAAATCGCGCGCAAGCAATAAAACATCCGCGTTCccaggcgttcccaggccagccgagtgacaAAGTcacgtgtcctgggtcttccttggGGTCTCTTCCCGGTggggcatgccaggaacacctcccgagcaAGGTGTCGAGGGGGCATCTGatacagatgcccgagccacctcagctggctcctcccaatgtggaggagcagcggctctactccgagctcctcccgggtggcAGAGCTCCTcgccctatctctaagggagcgccctgccaccctgcggaggaaactcatttaggccacttgtatccgggatcttattctttcggtcacaacccaaagttcatgaccataggtgagggtagtaACCtcgattgaccggtaaatcgagagcttcgccttccggctcagctctctcttcaccagaTCGATACAATGACcacattactgcggccgctgcaccgatccgcctgtaaATCTcgcgctccatccttccctcactcgtgaacaagaccccaagatacttgaactcctccacttgaggcaagAACTCTCCTCCAACCCgcagggagcaagccacctttctcaagtcgagaaccatggcctcagacttggaggtgctgattttcatcccagctgcttcacactcggctgcaaaccgccccaggacatgctgtccacacttggcctgccggtacccatCAGCTGCCttaggagtcccccgggccaaccaggctcggtaggactcctccTTCTGCTTGACAGCTTCCCTTTCTTCCggtgtccaccaccgggttcggggattgccgccacgacaggcaccggagaccttatgGCCACAGCTTCGAACAGCCGCGTCAGCAATGGAAGCAGAGAATATGGTCCATTCTCAATGTCCCCAgtctccctcgggatctggtcaaagctctcctggAGGTGGGATTTGaagacctccctgacagagggttccggcagacgttcccagcagaccctcacaatacgtttgggtctgccaagtctgtccagcttcctcccctgccagcggatccaactcaccaccaggtggtggtcagttgacagctcagcccctctcttcactcgagtgtccaagacatacggccgaaGGTCAGTTGACACAACCACAAAGTCTACCATTGACCTctggcctagggtgtcctggtgccacgtgcactgatggacacccttatgcttgaacatagtgtttgttatggacaaactgtgactagcacagaagtccaacaacaaaacactacTCGGGTTCAGATAGGGGATGcagttcctcccaatcacaccctcCAGAAGTCACCGTCTGGGGATTGGGTCGTCGGG
Coding sequences:
- the palmdb gene encoding uncharacterized protein palmdb isoform X4 produces the protein METTEQSELPMDYEVEVAVADSPEQGKDFSADEAQVCTETYTSESPGEKTVLDKLFNAPPTDTIVNDKPDCAETSLSTEMPCQDQREALILEQGHEELNRNESITSSVSDTLSSADSVYENEAQRKRQDTPEQDPEQELVPEPEQYPEPEQDAEPEKYLEPEQDGERDQYPDPERDPELDNYPEPEQDPEADLNPELDHNPELELYPEPEPDAEDNELNPENYGYQNLVIATEEEPEAHAILFESHITEETILEQLIREEAMSDASNESYHDLDPDEIEECLRVEIAATSSDSEADEKWRTIFSSSINKEDDDSYLDSLQLSAQELFVQKVEATDLEKSDNNLEEVCFQVPVEEVLGQPEDIISCPTAPQEVKYNPLGLQGLSKISEDEGENSKDSNHNHTSHQQHINVDQNKKLPKDFCVIQETRSENVSTEHVDFQLARKQWKEMEAQTMNKIVLPTTKQPSFHGSHSFMYTPVRNIERPQKKTHVFDNLNLVGDYPQTQFSPCSEDSGLDDSNYRSPCDDPETPVDREIRLSMEREENFRRERGFSRMGKSTDCAPSRSIPRSISSPLTPSFIITSSPTKEPLKDEVSANNVIILDPSTDFSSSPRHGKDNVAALAGDWHSEDNSSNVIILETSNLIIRSASEFSLNKSCEQPQEKMFLNNPFFKLRSRSSISLVDEEIKIVKQREEELRKERANLYGKDRLNTERMLSDHMDTLAFDNSVDVPVKCKSSPSSPMKTVYRMDRSALSCDHRFPEVYTGGRRKSAMAVRWEAGEFTKNE
- the palmdb gene encoding uncharacterized protein palmdb isoform X2, translating into MAHGMDGHRLRRHLKATSEADGKELNEGCSTTENHNSFSVTMETTEQSELPMDYEVEVAVADSPEQGKDFSADEAQVCTETYTSESPGEKTVLDKLFNAPPTDTIVNDKPDCAETSLSTEMPCQDQREALILEQGHEELNRNESITSSVSDTLSSADSVYENEAQRKRQDTPEQDPEQELVPEPEQYPEPEQDAEPEKYLEPEQDGERDQYPDPERDPELDNYPEPEQDPEADLNPELDHNPELELYPEPEPDAEDNELNPENYGYQNLVIATEEEPEAHAILFESHITEETILEQLIREEAMSDASNESYHDLDPDEIEECLRVEIAATSSDSEADEKWRTIFSSSINKEDDDSYLDSLQLSAQELFVQKVEATDLEKSDNNLEEVCFQVPVEEVLGQPEDIISCPTAPQEVKYNPLGLQGLSKISEDEGENSKDSNHNHTSHQQHINVDQNKKLPKDFCVIQETRSENVSTEHVDFQLARKQWKEMEAQTMNKIVLPTTKQPSFHGSHSFMYTPVRNIERPQKKTHVFDNLNLVGDYPQTQFSPCSEDSGLDDSNYRSPCDDPETPVDREIRLSMEREENFRRERGFSRMGKSTDCAPSRSIPRSISSPLTPSFIITSSPTKEPLKDEVSANNVIILDPSTDFSSSPRHGKDNVAALAGDWHSEDNSSNVIILETSNLIIRSASEFSLNKSCEQPQEKMFLNNPFFKLRSRSSISLVDEEIKIVKQREEELRKERANLYGKDRLNTERMLSDHMDTLAFDNSVDVPVKCKSSPSSPMKTVYRMDRSALSCDHRFPEVYTGGRRKSAMAVRWEAGEFTKNE
- the palmdb gene encoding uncharacterized protein palmdb isoform X3 gives rise to the protein MDYVKKKNKATSEADGKELNEGCSTTENHNSFSVTMETTEQSELPMDYEVEVAVADSPEQGKDFSADEAQVCTETYTSESPGEKTVLDKLFNAPPTDTIVNDKPDCAETSLSTEMPCQDQREALILEQGHEELNRNESITSSVSDTLSSADSVYENEAQRKRQDTPEQDPEQELVPEPEQYPEPEQDAEPEKYLEPEQDGERDQYPDPERDPELDNYPEPEQDPEADLNPELDHNPELELYPEPEPDAEDNELNPENYGYQNLVIATEEEPEAHAILFESHITEETILEQLIREEAMSDASNESYHDLDPDEIEECLRVEIAATSSDSEADEKWRTIFSSSINKEDDDSYLDSLQLSAQELFVQKVEATDLEKSDNNLEEVCFQVPVEEVLGQPEDIISCPTAPQEVKYNPLGLQGLSKISEDEGENSKDSNHNHTSHQQHINVDQNKKLPKDFCVIQETRSENVSTEHVDFQLARKQWKEMEAQTMNKIVLPTTKQPSFHGSHSFMYTPVRNIERPQKKTHVFDNLNLVGDYPQTQFSPCSEDSGLDDSNYRSPCDDPETPVDREIRLSMEREENFRRERGFSRMGKSTDCAPSRSIPRSISSPLTPSFIITSSPTKEPLKDEVSANNVIILDPSTDFSSSPRHGKDNVAALAGDWHSEDNSSNVIILETSNLIIRSASEFSLNKSCEQPQEKMFLNNPFFKLRSRSSISLVDEEIKIVKQREEELRKERANLYGKDRLNTERMLSDHMDTLAFDNSVDVPVKCKSSPSSPMKTVYRMDRSALSCDHRFPEVYTGGRRKSAMAVRWEAGEFTKNE
- the palmdb gene encoding paralemmin-3 isoform X1 — its product is MEEADLLKERLQAITDKRRIQENIATKRRQIEEEKLKLQYIKKKSLREQWLMDGLSQQSEEEQEALRLQAHDEQQQSDQLQSNIVRIEKEIEALETEELNISANEEVVLKRLKEVERTAEDIIKKATSEADGKELNEGCSTTENHNSFSVTMETTEQSELPMDYEVEVAVADSPEQGKDFSADEAQVCTETYTSESPGEKTVLDKLFNAPPTDTIVNDKPDCAETSLSTEMPCQDQREALILEQGHEELNRNESITSSVSDTLSSADSVYENEAQRKRQDTPEQDPEQELVPEPEQYPEPEQDAEPEKYLEPEQDGERDQYPDPERDPELDNYPEPEQDPEADLNPELDHNPELELYPEPEPDAEDNELNPENYGYQNLVIATEEEPEAHAILFESHITEETILEQLIREEAMSDASNESYHDLDPDEIEECLRVEIAATSSDSEADEKWRTIFSSSINKEDDDSYLDSLQLSAQELFVQKVEATDLEKSDNNLEEVCFQVPVEEVLGQPEDIISCPTAPQEVKYNPLGLQGLSKISEDEGENSKDSNHNHTSHQQHINVDQNKKLPKDFCVIQETRSENVSTEHVDFQLARKQWKEMEAQTMNKIVLPTTKQPSFHGSHSFMYTPVRNIERPQKKTHVFDNLNLVGDYPQTQFSPCSEDSGLDDSNYRSPCDDPETPVDREIRLSMEREENFRRERGFSRMGKSTDCAPSRSIPRSISSPLTPSFIITSSPTKEPLKDEVSANNVIILDPSTDFSSSPRHGKDNVAALAGDWHSEDNSSNVIILETSNLIIRSASEFSLNKSCEQPQEKMFLNNPFFKLRSRSSISLVDEEIKIVKQREEELRKERANLYGKDRLNTERMLSDHMDTLAFDNSVDVPVKCKSSPSSPMKTVYRMDRSALSCDHRFPEVYTGGRRKSAMAVRWEAGEFTKNE